A genomic window from Neoarius graeffei isolate fNeoGra1 chromosome 5, fNeoGra1.pri, whole genome shotgun sequence includes:
- the LOC132887056 gene encoding zinc finger protein 239-like, producing the protein MVESHFHVQLTAVLDVLMKTAVSDICALAESWFKSLHMEIEKSKKENEDLRQKLQSMEQQKHQAAAQTAEVEIKAAKEEKEDAGSEVRETDDSGCTVFAGTSTEDLSASAHLWLPPPSEEEKNRKFSASESAGKRTHSRWNWTPVGTKAEMMDRSVRERVKQNLDDPEINSPHYALSSELDTESEKSQPSLQTSECSIELGSPYENESEECVVLDEVCEAGSPHHRREEEQFDVSCLWTPELEPNSPHLLRENQSAFTNADCRTALDLGKDFSLAVAAQNKHLGFSKTSSVSLACEKGSTFTCNICGKNLSTKNSLASHYRVHTGEKPFMCAQCGKGFAKKFNLDIHYNIHTGAKPYMCTLCPKSFADPSAFRRHEWIHTRKSQQNCNSKYKFRCNTRGKGFLSKPSLAAHSQLHTAEKRHSAQKHLF; encoded by the exons ATGGTCGAGTCCCATTTCCACGTTCAGCTGACAGCTGTGCTGGATGTGCTCATGAAAACAGCGGTGTCAGACATCTGTGCTCTGGCGGAGAGCTGGTTTAAATCCCTGCACATGGAAATAGAGAAAAGTAAAAAGGAGAACGAAGATTTAAGACAAAAGCTGCAGAGCATGGAGCAGCAAAAACACCAAGCTGCAGCTCAAACAGCTGAGGTGGAGATTAAAGCGGCCAAAGAGGAGAAAGAGGACGCTGGGAGtgaagtgagagagacagacg ATTCTGGCTGCACAGTGTTTGCAGGAACCTCTACAGAAG ATCTATCTGCCAGTGCACACCTATGGCTGCCGCCGCCTTCTGAGGAAG AGAAGAACAGAAAATTTTCAGCATCTGAATCTGCAGGCAAAAGAACACACTCG AGATGGAACTGGACCCCAGTAGGCACAAAAGCAGAAATGATGGACAGATCTGTTCGAGAAAGAGTAAAGCAAAACCTAGATG ATCCAGAAATAAATAGTCCACATTATGCGCTCAGTAGTGAACTGGATACCGAATCGGAGAAATCTCAACCTTCTCTCCAAACGTCAGAGTGCAGCATCGAGCTTGGCTCACCCTATGAAAATGAGAGTGAAGAGTGTGTGGTGCTGGATGAAgtgtgtgaggctgggagtcctcaCCACAGAAGAGAAGAGGAGCAGTTTGATGTCTCCTGCTTATGGACACCAGAGCTGGAGCCAAATTCCCCTCATCTGCTTAGAGAAAATCAATCAGCCTTCACAAATGCAGACTGTAGAACGGCTTTGGATTTGGGCAAAGATTTCAGTTTGGCAGTGGCAgcccaaaacaaacatttggGTTTTTCTAAAACAAGCTCGGTTTCTTTAGCGTGTGAGAAAGGGAGCACGTTTACTTGTAATATCTGTGGGAAAAATCTTTCAACAAAGAACTCACTTGCTTCCCACTACAGAGTGCACACTGGAGAGAAGCCGTTCATGTGTGCTCAGTGTGGAAAGGGTTTTGCCAAGAAATTTAACCTCGATATCCACTACAACATCCACACTGGTGCAAAACCTTACATGTGCACGCTCTGCCCCAAATCATTTGCTGATCCAAGTGCTTTTAGACGACACGAGTGGATACACACACGCAAATCACAACAAAACTGTAACTCTAAATACAAATTCAGGTGTAACACACGTGGGAAAGGTTTTCTATCGAAACCATCACTTGCTGCACATTCGCAGCTGCACACTGCAGAGAAGCGACACAGTGCACAAAAGCATTTATTCTAA